In one Candidatus Pelagibacter sp. HTCC7211 genomic region, the following are encoded:
- the cimA gene encoding citramalate synthase translates to MSKERLYIFDTTLRDGAQTQGVDFSIDDKEKISTSLDALGVDYIEGGWPGANPTDTEFFNKDQGFKNAKLTAFGMTKKSEHSAENDPMLASLINSKSSSVCLFGKSWDFQVDVALGITNEQNLENISESAKHIVSSGKEFMFDAEHCFDGYKANPEYTLSCLKAAYDQGARWIVLCDTNGGTLPHEVSKIVSEIAKHIPGENLGIHAHNDTENAVANSLAAVQAGVRQIQGTINGLGERCGNANLMSLIPTLFLKKDFSEKFEINIKHENLQNLTQCSRLLDELLNRKPNKHLPYVGASAFSHKGGMHVSAVQKNPKTYEHIDPEEVGNSRNIVVSDQAGQSNIMSRLKSIGIEVEKNDPKIKKLLSEVKDREFIGYSYDGADASFELLARRLMGEIPRYILINEYDVSVKKDNAGEIISHAKANLVVDGEKILCEGQGNGPVNALDNAIRKNVNKLAKYSEYLKDLKLVDYKVRILNTGTEAVTRVSIESTDSKGVNWFTIGVSPNIIDASFKALVDSLDYKLFKDKAPASL, encoded by the coding sequence AAAAAATATCTACTTCTTTAGATGCTCTAGGGGTTGATTATATTGAAGGCGGGTGGCCAGGAGCCAATCCGACAGATACTGAATTTTTCAATAAAGACCAGGGTTTTAAAAATGCCAAACTTACTGCTTTTGGTATGACTAAAAAGTCTGAACATAGTGCAGAAAATGATCCTATGTTGGCATCTCTAATCAATTCAAAAAGTTCTTCAGTATGTTTATTTGGCAAATCTTGGGATTTTCAAGTTGATGTAGCACTAGGTATTACTAATGAACAAAATTTAGAAAATATAAGTGAGAGTGCTAAGCATATAGTTAGCTCAGGTAAAGAGTTTATGTTTGATGCAGAGCATTGTTTTGATGGTTATAAAGCTAATCCAGAATACACACTTTCTTGTTTAAAGGCAGCTTATGATCAAGGTGCTAGATGGATTGTATTATGTGATACCAATGGAGGAACTCTTCCACATGAAGTATCAAAGATAGTTTCAGAGATCGCAAAACATATTCCAGGTGAAAATTTAGGAATTCATGCACATAATGATACAGAAAATGCAGTTGCAAATAGTTTAGCTGCAGTTCAAGCAGGAGTGAGACAAATTCAAGGTACAATAAATGGATTAGGGGAGAGATGTGGAAATGCAAATTTAATGTCTTTAATTCCAACTTTATTCTTAAAGAAAGATTTTAGTGAAAAATTTGAAATCAATATCAAACATGAAAATTTACAAAATTTAACTCAATGTTCTCGTTTATTAGATGAATTATTAAATAGAAAACCTAATAAACATTTACCATACGTTGGTGCATCAGCATTTTCGCATAAAGGTGGTATGCATGTCTCAGCAGTTCAAAAAAACCCTAAAACTTATGAACACATTGATCCAGAAGAAGTTGGAAATTCAAGAAATATTGTTGTATCTGATCAGGCTGGTCAATCAAATATAATGTCTAGATTAAAATCAATTGGCATTGAGGTTGAAAAAAATGATCCAAAAATTAAAAAACTTTTAAGTGAAGTAAAAGATAGAGAGTTTATTGGCTATAGTTATGATGGAGCTGATGCTTCATTTGAATTGTTAGCTAGAAGATTAATGGGTGAAATACCAAGATATATCTTGATTAATGAATACGATGTTTCAGTTAAAAAGGATAATGCAGGTGAAATTATTTCTCATGCAAAAGCCAACCTAGTTGTTGATGGTGAAAAAATATTGTGTGAAGGTCAAGGTAACGGACCTGTAAATGCTTTAGACAATGCAATTAGAAAAAATGTGAATAAACTTGCAAAATATTCTGAATATTTAAAAGATTTAAAATTAGTTGATTATAAAGTTAGAATTTTAAACACTGGTACTGAAGCGGTAACTAGAGTTTCAATTGAAAGTACAGATTCAAAAGGAGTAAATTGGTTTACAATTGGGGTATCACCTAACATAATTGATGCTTCTTTTAAGGCATTGGTTGATAGTTTAGATTACAAGCTATTTAAGGATAAAGCTCCTGCAAGCTTATAA
- a CDS encoding RNA methyltransferase: MSSTNITFILHKPQLSENIGACARGMKNFNFQKLIVIDPKPIFPNDKILATSVGAKNIISKSKVFDNLEPALKNIDYVIATSARFRNKNIKHIQLEDLKKIDFTKKIAFLFGSEASGLSNNEVSYANYTLQIPTNPDFKSLNLSHSLIIIAQYVSSIIKSKTSNFKKSKKVKTASKKEIHAMTNLCIKNLDEINFFKPKEKKPIMLENLRNIFYKMELSAKETRILASVFASLGKKR, translated from the coding sequence ATGTCATCAACCAATATTACTTTTATCTTACATAAACCCCAGCTATCAGAAAATATTGGAGCTTGTGCGAGAGGGATGAAGAATTTTAATTTTCAAAAATTAATTGTAATAGATCCAAAACCTATTTTTCCAAATGATAAAATTTTAGCAACTTCTGTTGGTGCAAAAAATATAATTAGTAAAAGTAAAGTTTTTGACAATCTAGAACCAGCATTAAAAAACATTGATTATGTGATTGCAACATCAGCAAGATTTAGAAACAAAAATATTAAACATATTCAATTAGAAGACTTAAAAAAAATTGATTTTACAAAAAAAATAGCGTTTCTTTTTGGATCAGAGGCATCAGGCTTATCTAATAATGAGGTTAGTTATGCAAATTATACACTACAAATACCCACCAACCCTGATTTTAAATCTTTAAATCTATCTCATAGTCTAATCATTATTGCTCAATATGTTTCAAGTATAATTAAATCAAAGACATCTAATTTTAAAAAATCCAAAAAAGTTAAAACTGCATCAAAAAAAGAAATACACGCTATGACTAATTTATGTATTAAAAACTTGGATGAAATTAACTTTTTTAAACCCAAAGAAAAGAAACCTATAATGTTGGAAAATCTAAGAAATATTTTCTATAAAATGGAATTATCAGCTAAAGAGACAAGAATATTAGCTAGTGTATTCGCTAGTTTGGGTAAAAAACGTTGA
- the rpsD gene encoding 30S ribosomal protein S4, which produces MTKRLNSKHKVDRRLKVNLWGRPKSPFNTRAYGPGQHGQSRQGKPSDYGIQLQAKQKLKAYYGNINERQFRNIYKKAVMLKGDTGENLIGLLERRLDAVIYRAKFATTIFSARQLINHNHVRVNGKKVNIGSYLVKEEDSIEIRDKSKQLAIIDIALANKEREAPEYIQMDEKNKKFKFVRTPKFEEVPYPIVMEPNLVIEYYSR; this is translated from the coding sequence ATGACTAAAAGATTAAACTCTAAACATAAAGTAGATAGAAGATTAAAAGTTAACCTATGGGGCAGACCTAAAAGTCCATTTAATACTAGAGCTTACGGACCAGGACAACACGGTCAGTCAAGACAAGGTAAACCATCAGACTATGGAATTCAGTTACAAGCTAAGCAAAAATTAAAAGCTTACTACGGAAATATCAACGAGAGACAATTTAGAAATATTTATAAAAAAGCAGTTATGCTTAAAGGTGATACAGGTGAAAACTTAATTGGCTTATTAGAGAGAAGATTAGATGCGGTTATTTATCGAGCAAAGTTTGCAACTACAATTTTTTCTGCAAGACAATTAATCAATCATAACCATGTAAGAGTTAACGGTAAAAAAGTTAACATTGGAAGTTATTTAGTTAAAGAAGAAGATTCAATTGAAATTAGAGATAAGTCTAAGCAACTTGCAATCATTGATATTGCTTTAGCTAACAAAGAAAGAGAAGCTCCAGAATATATTCAAATGGATGAGAAAAATAAAAAATTTAAATTTGTAAGAACACCTAAATTCGAAGAAGTTCCATATCCAATCGTAATGGAACCAAATCTAGTTATAGAATATTATTCTAGATAA
- a CDS encoding autotransporter family protein, producing MKNLNFPKYFLLLTFTLFLNASIANAVTVTFSYTGSAQTWTVPSGVTLITVDGYGAMGGHGASDRNGRGGLGGRVQTNISVTPGTTLNIYVGGSGGNTTSNPGANYKPSYNPYEAGNGQGGFNGGTQGGQTSAGAGGGATDIRFGGTALSNRIYVAGGGGGGANQRRESQPGGDGGHGGGTTGGAGSKGGSGGTNQSSSDLTRGPNATGGGAGGGGGTSSAGGAGGSVSGSDGTLGIGGQGGNSGRHGGGGGGGYYGGGGGGHKNGSDAGGGGGGGSSYCDPTYCSSTTHTQGYTTATGNGSLEITYDTTAPTLSSSSPADNATAVAIDANIVLNFSESVDAETGYITIKKTSDDSTVESFSVTGSKVSGSGSSQITVNPSSNFDPNIEYYVLIDATAFDDISSNSYAGISSTTALSFTTANVLPTLSSSTPADNATDVARDANIVFNFSEIVDVKTGNITIKKTSDDSTFETIDVTSSNVTGTGTTQITINPTSNFEAETEYYVLIDATAFDDVSSGSYTGISSTTALSFTTESMVDPTTVKDVVGSIDVQSHLAKNSITQSTITVSSRLSYLRQNKDNQNLSKQNIKLDFGNAILTSLTNELLAKNDKSIIPDNWSSWSEGSLSSSKIGDRTGSSSSETDAQALAFGFDTKLNDSDLLGFAIQYGKSDTDIGSSGSSTDSENINISIYRTRPLDDDNFIEGMFGVGLIESDLKRISGANTLTGSRSGTQIFGSINYGKTLDKGDFNLTPIGRIDLGYTELDAYKETGTDALSYGKQTIESGLASVGLELSDIVKFNDNKLKPFGSIEYGMDFSNSSEAKMNYVSDTSTIYTYTQGANSNHLITSVIGFEYITKDNLEIISSYKRIQGNESEQTDILNVSVNFKSKRETEYAMSIDGSEDLNAGFDITKNVNGFDINFYANRSLSENSDQTANVSLSRSF from the coding sequence ATGAAAAATTTAAATTTTCCAAAATACTTTTTACTATTAACATTTACATTATTTTTAAATGCAAGTATTGCTAACGCTGTCACTGTAACTTTCAGTTATACTGGCTCTGCACAAACATGGACAGTACCAAGTGGAGTTACATTAATTACTGTAGATGGTTATGGTGCTATGGGAGGCCATGGAGCAAGTGACCGAAATGGTCGTGGAGGATTAGGTGGAAGAGTTCAAACTAATATCAGTGTAACACCTGGCACTACACTAAACATATATGTCGGAGGTTCAGGTGGTAACACCACATCAAATCCTGGAGCAAATTACAAACCAAGCTATAATCCATATGAAGCTGGAAACGGCCAAGGAGGTTTCAATGGTGGAACTCAGGGAGGTCAAACTTCTGCTGGCGCAGGAGGCGGAGCTACAGATATAAGATTTGGTGGTACCGCATTATCTAATAGAATTTATGTTGCCGGTGGTGGCGGAGGTGGTGCAAATCAAAGAAGGGAGTCACAACCCGGCGGAGATGGCGGTCACGGTGGAGGTACTACTGGTGGAGCTGGATCAAAAGGTGGAAGTGGTGGAACCAATCAATCAAGTTCAGATTTAACTAGAGGCCCTAATGCTACAGGAGGCGGAGCTGGTGGTGGAGGTGGTACTTCATCGGCTGGTGGAGCTGGAGGCTCTGTGTCAGGTTCAGATGGAACACTAGGCATCGGTGGTCAAGGCGGTAACTCTGGTAGACACGGCGGTGGTGGTGGCGGTGGCTATTACGGCGGCGGCGGTGGAGGTCACAAAAATGGAAGTGACGCTGGCGGTGGTGGTGGTGGAGGATCATCTTACTGTGATCCAACTTATTGTTCATCTACTACGCACACACAAGGTTACACAACAGCTACTGGTAACGGATCTTTAGAAATTACATATGACACCACAGCACCAACTCTTAGTTCATCATCGCCAGCTGATAATGCAACAGCAGTTGCTATAGATGCAAATATTGTTCTAAACTTTAGTGAGAGTGTTGATGCTGAAACTGGATACATTACAATTAAAAAAACATCAGATGATTCAACTGTAGAAAGTTTTAGTGTTACTGGAAGTAAAGTTAGTGGCTCAGGTTCAAGTCAAATCACAGTAAATCCATCTTCAAATTTTGATCCTAATATTGAATATTATGTCTTAATTGATGCAACAGCTTTTGATGATATTTCAAGTAATTCTTACGCAGGTATCAGTTCAACAACTGCTTTAAGTTTTACAACAGCTAACGTTTTGCCAACTTTAAGCTCATCAACCCCAGCCGATAATGCAACAGACGTTGCAAGGGATGCAAATATAGTTTTTAACTTTAGTGAAATAGTTGATGTTAAAACTGGAAACATAACTATCAAGAAAACCTCAGATGATAGTACTTTTGAGACAATTGATGTTACAAGTTCAAATGTAACTGGCACAGGAACTACTCAAATAACTATAAATCCAACCTCTAATTTCGAAGCAGAAACTGAGTATTATGTATTAATTGATGCAACAGCGTTTGATGATGTTAGTAGTGGATCATACACTGGGATAAGCTCAACAACAGCATTAAGTTTTACAACTGAAAGTATGGTTGATCCAACTACTGTTAAAGATGTAGTAGGTTCAATTGATGTACAATCTCATTTAGCAAAAAATTCAATTACTCAATCAACTATTACAGTTTCAAGTAGATTGAGTTATTTAAGACAAAATAAAGATAATCAAAATTTATCAAAACAAAATATTAAATTAGATTTTGGTAATGCTATTCTAACATCACTCACAAATGAGCTTTTAGCTAAAAATGATAAATCAATAATACCAGATAACTGGTCTTCATGGTCTGAAGGGTCATTAAGTTCTTCTAAAATAGGAGATAGAACAGGCTCATCTTCAAGTGAGACAGATGCTCAAGCTCTTGCATTTGGATTTGATACAAAATTAAATGATAGTGATTTATTAGGATTTGCTATTCAGTATGGCAAAAGTGATACGGATATTGGATCCAGTGGAAGTTCAACGGATAGTGAAAATATAAATATATCAATTTATCGAACAAGACCTTTAGATGACGATAACTTTATTGAAGGAATGTTTGGGGTTGGTTTAATAGAAAGTGATTTAAAAAGGATAAGTGGTGCTAATACACTAACTGGATCTAGAAGTGGAACACAAATATTTGGGTCAATTAATTATGGTAAAACTTTAGATAAAGGAGATTTTAATTTAACGCCTATTGGACGTATTGATTTAGGATACACTGAACTAGATGCGTACAAAGAGACTGGAACAGATGCTTTGTCTTATGGTAAGCAAACTATTGAAAGTGGATTAGCTTCCGTCGGACTAGAGTTAAGTGATATTGTAAAATTTAATGACAATAAATTAAAGCCATTTGGATCCATTGAATATGGAATGGATTTTAGTAATTCATCAGAAGCTAAGATGAATTATGTATCAGATACTTCAACTATTTATACATACACTCAAGGCGCAAATTCTAATCATTTGATTACCTCTGTGATTGGCTTTGAATATATTACAAAAGATAATCTAGAAATCATTTCAAGCTATAAAAGAATTCAAGGTAATGAGAGTGAGCAAACTGATATTTTGAATGTATCTGTTAACTTTAAATCTAAACGAGAGACAGAATATGCAATGAGCATTGATGGATCTGAAGATTTAAATGCTGGATTTGATATTACAAAAAATGTAAATGGATTTGATATAAACTTTTACGCAAACCGATCTTTAAGTGAAAACTCTGATCAGACAGCTAATGTATCTTTATCAAGATCGTTTTAA
- the grxD gene encoding Grx4 family monothiol glutaredoxin, whose translation MDENTKNTIQNHIDTNEICLFMKGTPDAPQCGFSMAVTNMLKLLEVNFHSVNVLEDQNIREGIKAFSDWPTIPQLYIQKEFVGGCDIVKEMYESGELSKLLEAKGISFKAKN comes from the coding sequence ATGGACGAAAATACAAAAAACACAATTCAAAATCATATCGATACAAATGAAATATGTCTGTTCATGAAAGGAACGCCTGACGCTCCTCAGTGTGGATTTTCAATGGCAGTAACAAATATGTTAAAACTTCTTGAGGTAAATTTTCATAGCGTAAATGTTTTAGAAGACCAAAATATTAGAGAAGGTATTAAAGCTTTTAGTGACTGGCCAACTATTCCTCAGCTTTATATTCAAAAAGAATTTGTTGGTGGTTGTGATATTGTAAAAGAGATGTACGAGAGTGGAGAATTATCAAAACTACTTGAGGCTAAAGGAATAAGTTTTAAAGCTAAAAACTAA
- a CDS encoding BolA/IbaG family iron-sulfur metabolism protein: MAMDLKEIESLIKEALSDATVEIQDLAGDGNHYSATVTSSQFSGKSKIEQHKMVYNSLKGKMGNELHALAIKTKEQ; this comes from the coding sequence ATGGCAATGGATTTAAAAGAAATTGAGAGCTTAATTAAAGAGGCACTATCTGACGCCACAGTTGAAATTCAAGATTTAGCTGGAGATGGTAATCATTACTCAGCAACTGTGACTTCATCTCAATTTTCAGGTAAAAGTAAAATTGAACAACACAAAATGGTATATAACTCACTTAAGGGTAAAATGGGTAACGAACTTCATGCCCTAGCAATTAAAACAAAGGAGCAGTAA
- the purL gene encoding phosphoribosylformylglycinamidine synthase subunit PurL: MTVNEQVAIDHGLKKDEYAKICELLKRTPNITELGIFSAMWNEHCSYKSSRLHLKKLPTKGKQVIQGPGENAGVIDIGDDDAIVFKIESHNHPSFIEPYQGAATGVGGIMRDVFTMGARPIANLNSIHFGSPQHKKTKNLLRGVVHGIGGYGNCMGVPTIAGQTNFDSSYNGNILVNAMTLGLVKKDKIFYSKAAGLNKPVIYVGSKTGRDGIHGASMASASFDEKIEEKKPTVQVGDPFTEKLLLEACLELMAGDSIIAIQDMGAAGLTSSSIEMASKGNLGIEINLNKVPCREAKMTPYEIMLSESQERMLIVLESGKEEQAKKIFDKWNLDFAVIGKTTKSKKIELYFDDDQVADIPVNTLVENSPMYDRKWKKAKLPKKNKIKKEDLKNLKIIDVLKKVLANPNVCSKEWIWQQYDHTVMGDTIQKPGGDSGVVRVHGTDKAVAASVDSSAVYCWAHPLTGGKQVVCESFRNLISVGAKPIAITNCLNFGSPENEENMGEFVECVQGIGEAAEYLKFPVVSGNVSFYNQTKDEGIKPTPSIGGVGLIKDYKKMITMDLKEVDNIVLVIGKTEGHIDQSLFARNILDEKNGPPPEINLFNEKNNGETLLKLINSDLVQSAHDVSVGGIITAVSKMCIKGNKGIDLKKPKYLINEIEYFFAEDQGRYIIEITKKDLKKVTDILNKNAVHFDELGTVNENELFINEKTKVTIDELKTSNTSWLTKYMSK, encoded by the coding sequence ATGACAGTAAACGAACAAGTAGCGATCGATCATGGTCTTAAAAAAGATGAATATGCTAAAATTTGTGAGTTACTGAAACGAACTCCAAATATTACAGAACTTGGCATTTTCTCAGCTATGTGGAATGAACATTGCTCTTATAAATCATCAAGACTTCACTTAAAAAAACTTCCTACTAAAGGAAAACAAGTCATTCAAGGACCCGGAGAAAATGCAGGAGTAATTGATATTGGTGACGATGATGCAATCGTTTTTAAAATCGAAAGCCACAACCACCCATCATTTATTGAACCTTATCAAGGAGCTGCAACCGGTGTTGGTGGAATAATGAGAGATGTATTTACAATGGGAGCAAGACCTATTGCTAATTTAAACTCTATTCATTTTGGATCTCCTCAACATAAAAAAACTAAAAACTTATTAAGAGGTGTGGTTCACGGTATTGGTGGATATGGTAATTGTATGGGTGTTCCAACAATTGCAGGTCAGACAAATTTTGATAGCTCATATAACGGTAATATCTTAGTTAATGCGATGACTTTAGGGTTGGTTAAAAAAGATAAGATTTTCTATTCAAAAGCTGCAGGATTAAACAAACCTGTAATTTATGTTGGATCTAAAACGGGTCGTGATGGAATTCATGGTGCTAGTATGGCTTCAGCTAGTTTTGATGAAAAAATTGAGGAAAAAAAACCAACAGTTCAAGTTGGAGATCCTTTTACTGAAAAACTATTACTCGAAGCTTGCTTGGAGTTAATGGCAGGTGACTCTATAATTGCCATTCAAGACATGGGTGCAGCTGGACTTACTTCATCTAGTATTGAAATGGCATCTAAAGGAAATCTTGGAATTGAAATTAATCTTAATAAAGTTCCTTGTAGAGAAGCAAAGATGACACCATACGAAATTATGCTTTCAGAAAGTCAAGAGAGAATGTTGATTGTTTTAGAAAGTGGCAAAGAAGAACAAGCCAAAAAAATATTTGATAAATGGAACTTAGATTTTGCTGTAATTGGTAAAACTACTAAATCAAAAAAAATTGAACTTTATTTTGACGATGATCAAGTGGCTGATATTCCAGTTAATACTTTAGTTGAAAATTCACCTATGTATGACCGTAAATGGAAAAAAGCAAAACTACCTAAAAAAAATAAAATTAAAAAAGAAGATCTTAAAAATTTAAAGATAATTGATGTCTTAAAAAAAGTTTTAGCAAATCCAAATGTTTGTAGCAAAGAATGGATTTGGCAACAGTATGATCATACAGTTATGGGAGATACTATTCAAAAACCAGGTGGGGACTCGGGAGTTGTTAGAGTTCATGGAACAGATAAAGCTGTTGCAGCATCAGTTGATAGCTCTGCTGTATATTGTTGGGCACATCCTTTGACAGGTGGAAAACAAGTTGTTTGTGAAAGTTTTAGAAACTTGATTTCTGTTGGTGCTAAACCAATAGCCATTACAAACTGTTTAAACTTTGGTAGCCCTGAAAATGAAGAAAACATGGGTGAGTTTGTTGAGTGTGTTCAAGGTATAGGTGAAGCAGCTGAATACTTAAAATTCCCAGTCGTTTCAGGAAATGTATCTTTTTATAATCAAACAAAAGATGAAGGTATCAAGCCTACTCCATCGATTGGTGGTGTTGGTTTGATTAAAGATTATAAAAAAATGATCACAATGGACCTTAAAGAGGTTGATAATATAGTGTTAGTTATTGGCAAAACTGAAGGTCATATTGATCAAAGCTTATTTGCAAGAAATATACTAGATGAAAAAAATGGACCCCCACCCGAGATAAATCTATTTAATGAAAAAAATAATGGAGAAACTTTATTAAAATTAATAAATAGCGACTTAGTTCAAAGTGCTCATGATGTATCAGTTGGTGGAATAATCACTGCAGTTAGCAAGATGTGTATTAAAGGAAATAAGGGTATTGATCTTAAAAAACCAAAATATTTAATTAATGAAATTGAATACTTTTTTGCTGAAGATCAAGGTCGGTATATAATTGAGATTACCAAAAAAGATCTAAAAAAAGTAACTGATATACTTAATAAAAATGCTGTCCATTTCGATGAATTAGGAACGGTAAATGAAAACGAGCTATTTATTAATGAAAAGACAAAAGTTACAATTGACGAATTAAAAACTTCTAATACAAGTTGGTTAACTAAATATATGAGTAAATAA
- the purQ gene encoding phosphoribosylformylglycinamidine synthase I: MKSSVITFPGSNCDRDMDVALKKFGFKNKMVWHDDAELPKSDLVVLPGGFSYGDYLRCGSMASKSKIMKSVMNFANSGGMVMGICNGFQILVETGLVPGVLLRNKYLEFICKNVFVKIKNKKNTYFQNIDNDVLEFHIAHNEGNYFCTKDQLTEIEDNEQVAINYCDKDGKTEEQFNPNGSIKNIAGIFNKEKNVLGMMPHPERMIDPSLSGEDGSLFFNNLINNLK; the protein is encoded by the coding sequence ATGAAATCATCCGTTATTACATTTCCTGGTTCTAATTGTGATAGAGATATGGATGTTGCTCTAAAAAAATTTGGTTTTAAAAATAAAATGGTTTGGCATGATGATGCTGAACTTCCCAAAAGTGATTTGGTCGTATTGCCTGGGGGATTTTCTTACGGTGATTATTTAAGATGCGGAAGCATGGCATCAAAGTCAAAAATAATGAAGTCAGTTATGAACTTTGCAAACTCAGGTGGAATGGTGATGGGAATTTGTAATGGATTTCAAATTTTAGTTGAAACTGGATTGGTACCTGGAGTTTTATTAAGAAACAAATATTTAGAATTTATTTGTAAAAATGTATTTGTAAAAATTAAAAATAAGAAAAATACCTATTTTCAAAACATTGATAATGATGTTTTAGAATTTCATATTGCTCATAATGAGGGAAATTATTTCTGTACGAAAGATCAGTTAACAGAAATTGAAGATAATGAACAAGTTGCAATTAATTACTGTGATAAAGATGGAAAAACAGAAGAACAATTTAATCCTAATGGGTCAATAAAAAATATTGCAGGTATTTTTAATAAAGAAAAAAATGTTTTAGGAATGATGCCTCATCCCGAGAGGATGATTGACCCTTCACTATCAGGTGAAGACGGTTCACTTTTTTTTAATAATTTGATTAATAACCTTAAATGA
- the purS gene encoding phosphoribosylformylglycinamidine synthase subunit PurS, whose amino-acid sequence MKISVIITLKKDVLDPQGKVIHQTLDGMGFNDVNEVRQGKYFEIDTKESDPNKAKEKVEEMCKKLLANLVIENYKIIDAQ is encoded by the coding sequence ATGAAAATTTCAGTAATTATAACTCTTAAAAAAGATGTACTTGATCCTCAAGGTAAAGTTATTCATCAAACTTTAGACGGAATGGGTTTCAATGATGTCAATGAAGTAAGACAAGGAAAATATTTTGAAATTGATACTAAAGAAAGTGATCCAAACAAAGCTAAAGAAAAAGTTGAAGAAATGTGTAAAAAACTTTTAGCCAATTTAGTTATTGAAAATTATAAAATTATTGATGCACAATAA
- the purC gene encoding phosphoribosylaminoimidazolesuccinocarboxamide synthase, whose amino-acid sequence MKKGKKLYEGKAKIIYATNDKGLVIQYFKDDATAFNNQKKSVIEGKGVLNNRISEHILSNLSQIGIKNHLVKRLNMREQVIKLVEIIPIEFIVRNVASGSITKRLGIEDGTVLKEPLIEYCLKDDKLGDPLIAEEHILAFEWATKKEIEKVKKMILRINDFMIGMFRGVGIKLIDFKLEFGRLKVNGKDEVILADEISPDTCRLWDSITDKKLDKDRFRKNLGDLIPAYTEVAKRLGILHEQSNVSAVNVTKLSSVKRKRK is encoded by the coding sequence ATGAAAAAAGGTAAAAAATTATACGAAGGTAAAGCTAAGATCATTTATGCTACAAATGATAAAGGTTTAGTAATTCAATATTTTAAAGACGATGCAACAGCTTTTAATAATCAAAAAAAATCTGTAATTGAAGGAAAAGGTGTTTTAAACAATAGAATATCAGAACATATTCTCTCAAATTTATCACAAATAGGAATTAAAAATCATTTGGTAAAAAGACTTAATATGCGTGAACAAGTTATTAAGTTAGTTGAAATCATCCCTATTGAATTCATTGTAAGAAATGTAGCATCTGGTTCTATAACTAAAAGGCTGGGAATAGAAGATGGTACTGTTCTAAAAGAACCATTAATTGAGTATTGCTTAAAGGATGACAAGCTAGGTGATCCGTTAATCGCTGAAGAACATATTTTAGCTTTTGAATGGGCTACTAAAAAAGAGATCGAAAAAGTAAAAAAAATGATCTTGAGAATTAATGATTTTATGATTGGAATGTTTAGAGGTGTTGGAATAAAACTTATTGATTTTAAACTAGAATTTGGAAGGCTAAAAGTTAATGGTAAAGATGAAGTTATACTAGCAGATGAAATAAGCCCTGACACTTGTAGACTTTGGGATAGCATAACAGATAAAAAATTAGATAAAGATAGATTTAGAAAAAATTTAGGTGATCTTATCCCAGCATATACAGAGGTTGCAAAAAGGCTTGGAATACTTCATGAGCAATCAAATGTATCAGCAGTAAATGTTACAAAACTATCATCTGTAAAAAGAAAACGAAAATGA